The Streptomyces halobius genomic interval CCGCAGACCGCGATGCGCTATCAGATGGAAGAAGGCGTGGAGCCGGTCCTCCACAGCGGCGTCCAGAAAGACACCGAGCTGCTCCGGGGGCCACACCATGACCGGACTCGGCTTCACTCCCGTCGCCCGCCACCGCTCCACCCGCTCGTCGGTCCACAGCAGCGCCTTGGGCCGCTTGCCCGACGCTCGACGTGGGAGGCGGGGTTGAACGTGATGAGCTGCTGAGTGATGGCGGCGTTCAGAGCGGCCCGCAGCGTCCGCCGGATACTCTGCCGTGTCGCCGGACCGGTGATCTTGCGGAACGGCTTCATCTGAACGCCAGCCGGGCCCGCTCCTCGGCCAGCCTCGCGCGCTCAGCGGCAGGCGGTCGACTGCGCTTGCCCCACTTGCAGCGGGCGGCCTGCTCGCGGCGAGCATCGTTCTCCGCCGTGATGACCTCGTAGTCGTCCGCGATCCCGTCGAACATCTCCACCAAGTGGTTGATGTTGAGGCGTTCGAGCCGATGGTCCCCGATGCGCGGCTCGAGGCGGACGCGGATGTGCGACTCATAGCCACTGGTCGTCGTTCTGCGGGTCTTTTTCGACGCGAGCCACATATCCAGCCACTCGCCGACGGTAAGGCGCGAGGTGAGCGTCTGGCCCGTGACGAACCGTCGGCGGGTCTCCTCCCTGTCCGGGAGCGGGGCCTTGTCCGCGGCCATGGTCTCCAGAAGGTCGGCTATGCGCCTGCGCCCCTCGTCGTCGCTGTCCGGCAGCGCGAGGAGCCCTCGCACATGGTCGAGGTCGTCCTGGGCCTCGGTCTCAACGACGATGTGGTGCACCCTCGCGTTTTCCCGCCGCGGCGAGGAGGTGCCGCTGACCACGACTGAGCTCACGGCGGCAGCACCGCCGGGGCGCCTCCCACGCCTCGGAGCGCCGCATGCCCTTCAACCAGCCGACGTAGGAAACTTGTTCTCGTGCCGTCAGCCCTGGGACGCATTCGACGTGCTGTGGGAGCCAGGACACGTGCCGCCTGTAGGTCTTCACATCGGTTCGCCGAGTGGTGGCCTGGTTCCCGTAGCTGACGATGCCCTCGTCAGGGCGC includes:
- a CDS encoding P-loop NTPase family protein gives rise to the protein MQRPDEGIVSYGNQATTRRTDVKTYRRHVSWLPQHVECVPGLTAREQVSYVGWLKGMRRSEAWEAPRRCCRRELSRGQRHLLAAAGKREGAPHRR